The Hymenobacter sp. DG01 genome has a segment encoding these proteins:
- a CDS encoding outer membrane protein transport protein, with amino-acid sequence MSQPNFTGLAGGLSLLGLLVASPAVLGQGLGNSPYSRLGLGDASLNSGGVRQMAMGGIGVAAPNSVNVNEINPALIYYTTRTTFEGGYSGQFKTLRNNVSRQRTGSANLGYLALAVPINRRWAGAIGLKPYSAVDYESTTIDNSVVGDQTAQVEKQYKGSGGLAEAYMSHAVRVGKGLTAGVSVGYVFGSIDQEAGTRVGTSSIPLELASRDIYQQHIHYSDFAFRAGAHYRGKFNDKLNYNLGGTYSFRSNLNGERSLSLIRQTYVGLQSSLTALEVDATGRAQVPALTQFGISLDDNRSWSVSLEGTRQQWSQFRAFGEQGGTAGIPLSDTYRMAIGGELTPDVASVDSYFKRVTYRAGLSVAQLPYRPGGNTLYDRAVSWGFAFPLPTATPLDATTISLAFMYGQRGNTNTLQLADGTLERNVKEDYVRMQLGVTLNNRWFIKRRIQ; translated from the coding sequence ATGTCTCAACCTAACTTCACCGGCCTGGCCGGTGGTCTTTCGCTGCTGGGCTTGCTGGTGGCTTCGCCGGCCGTACTGGGGCAGGGCCTCGGCAACTCGCCTTACTCGCGCCTGGGCCTGGGCGATGCCAGCCTGAACTCCGGCGGCGTGCGGCAAATGGCAATGGGCGGCATTGGGGTAGCGGCGCCCAACAGCGTAAACGTCAATGAAATTAACCCGGCGCTGATCTACTACACTACCCGCACCACTTTTGAAGGTGGCTACAGCGGGCAGTTCAAAACGCTGCGCAACAACGTAAGCCGGCAGCGCACGGGCTCGGCCAATCTGGGCTACCTGGCGCTGGCAGTGCCCATCAACCGGCGCTGGGCGGGCGCCATCGGCCTGAAGCCCTACAGCGCCGTTGATTACGAATCCACGACTATCGACAACAGTGTAGTTGGCGACCAGACCGCGCAGGTAGAGAAGCAGTACAAGGGCAGCGGCGGACTAGCCGAGGCCTACATGAGCCATGCCGTACGGGTAGGAAAAGGGCTCACGGCCGGCGTGTCGGTAGGGTACGTTTTCGGCAGCATTGACCAGGAGGCCGGAACCCGTGTGGGTACCTCTAGCATTCCACTGGAGCTTGCCAGCCGCGACATCTACCAGCAGCACATCCATTACTCTGACTTTGCCTTTCGAGCCGGGGCGCACTACCGGGGTAAGTTCAACGACAAGCTGAACTACAACCTGGGCGGCACCTACAGCTTCCGCTCCAACCTGAACGGGGAGCGAAGCCTGAGCCTGATCCGGCAAACCTATGTAGGCCTGCAGTCCTCGCTTACGGCACTGGAAGTTGATGCTACAGGCCGGGCTCAGGTGCCCGCGCTCACCCAGTTCGGCATCAGCCTCGATGATAACCGGAGCTGGAGCGTGAGCCTAGAAGGTACCCGGCAGCAGTGGTCGCAGTTCCGGGCCTTTGGCGAGCAGGGCGGCACGGCTGGCATTCCGCTCAGCGATACGTACCGCATGGCAATAGGCGGAGAGCTGACACCGGACGTAGCCTCGGTGGATAGCTACTTTAAGCGGGTAACCTACCGGGCGGGTTTGAGCGTGGCGCAGCTGCCGTACCGCCCCGGGGGCAACACCCTCTACGACCGGGCTGTAAGCTGGGGCTTTGCTTTCCCTTTGCCTACCGCTACGCCGCTTGATGCTACCACCATCAGCCTGGCGTTTATGTACGGGCAGCGGGGCAACACCAACACCCTGCAGTTGGCCGATGGTACTCTGGAGCGCAACGTGAAAGAAGACTACGTGCGCATGCAGCTGGGCGTGACCCTGAATAACCGCTGGTTTATCAAGCGCCGCATCCAATAA
- a CDS encoding type III pantothenate kinase: MRTLALDIGNTAVKYGCFEADVLVESATGQTPEQVRAAVARLRPEHGIVASVAEPTTAWATELRQQVPGQVLEFAPAATPLPIANAYATPHTLGADRLAAAVGAAWLLPARTVLIVDAGTAIKCDLVEGGHTFRGGSIAPGLSMRFQALHTFTGRLPLVTHLTDPAAPVPLTGDDTQSAIRSGVMNGAVAEVRGLLADYEARYPGLAVVLAGGDAAFFRARLKGPIFVIPELVLIGLHRILVHHVST, encoded by the coding sequence TTGCGCACCCTGGCCCTTGATATTGGTAACACAGCCGTGAAGTATGGCTGCTTTGAAGCCGATGTACTGGTAGAGTCGGCTACTGGCCAAACGCCGGAGCAGGTGCGCGCAGCCGTGGCGCGGCTCCGGCCCGAGCATGGGATAGTAGCTTCCGTGGCCGAGCCGACCACTGCCTGGGCCACCGAGTTGCGGCAGCAGGTGCCCGGGCAGGTGCTGGAGTTTGCTCCGGCTGCTACCCCGCTACCCATTGCCAACGCCTACGCTACCCCCCACACCCTGGGCGCCGACCGGCTGGCCGCGGCGGTGGGTGCTGCCTGGCTGCTGCCGGCCCGCACCGTACTGATTGTGGACGCCGGCACAGCCATTAAGTGCGACTTGGTAGAAGGCGGCCATACGTTCCGGGGCGGCAGTATCGCGCCGGGGCTGTCCATGCGGTTTCAGGCCCTGCACACGTTTACGGGCCGGCTGCCGTTGGTAACCCACCTCACGGACCCGGCTGCCCCCGTGCCCCTCACCGGCGACGATACGCAGTCCGCAATTCGGAGTGGGGTAATGAACGGGGCTGTAGCTGAAGTGCGCGGCCTGCTGGCCGACTATGAGGCCCGCTACCCCGGTCTGGCCGTGGTGCTGGCCGGCGGGGATGCGGCTTTTTTCCGTGCCCGCTTGAAAGGACCTATCTTTGTTATTCCAGAGCTCGTGCTGATTGGGCTCCACCGAATTTTAGTACACCATGTCTCAACCTAA
- a CDS encoding pseudouridine synthase, protein MGKKHFSGDTPGRRGRPTGNSSGGEGFRKFSQPGRNRDERGAGSAPRFGGRDDARGNERPGFGRPASGSFTSPKKFGGVGGFGSTKKFGAAGGGFSRNNEGRSGGYGQQGGARRFEGGEDRRDERPVRSFEPKKSWQGQPYSQEGKPTVPRGLPGERNRRFVKQNPNSQDEPRTEGFQPREFRDNQSRRPAAEGEREIRPARPFDYRGRPDDLPTDHRAERSDDRRFEQNPESNSRREFSNRKPGGFGGERREGGFGGGSFGEKRTARPGSFGSPDKRENRSFGEERAGGFRQPREARSFEERPKRAHDEFKGRGKQTPESNQAGKRKFGEVAGEAPDYKNLKFYEEDKMRGNKRRREEDDLASGEVRLNRYIANAGICSRREADALIAAGEIKVNGEVVTEMGYKVQPSDTVQYGKTNLNREKLVYVLLNKPKDYITTTDDPEGRRTVMELVKSASKERVFPVGRLDRNTTGLLLFTNDGEVAQKLSHPSHRNKKIYQVELDKPLTEEHLRQIAEGLELEDGKAEVDDVAVVAGNPHFVGVEIHIGRNRIVRRIFEHLGYDVVTLDRVQYAGLTKKDLPRGKWRFLTEKEVIRLKYFM, encoded by the coding sequence ATGGGCAAGAAACACTTCTCCGGCGATACGCCCGGCCGCCGTGGCCGCCCCACCGGCAACTCCAGCGGGGGCGAGGGCTTCCGCAAATTCTCTCAGCCCGGTCGCAACCGTGACGAGCGGGGAGCAGGCAGCGCCCCGCGCTTCGGCGGCCGCGATGATGCCCGCGGCAACGAGCGGCCCGGCTTTGGCCGTCCGGCCAGCGGCAGCTTCACCAGCCCGAAGAAATTTGGAGGGGTAGGGGGCTTTGGCAGCACCAAGAAGTTTGGGGCAGCCGGTGGCGGTTTCTCCCGTAACAATGAAGGGCGGAGCGGCGGCTACGGGCAGCAGGGCGGCGCCCGACGCTTTGAAGGAGGTGAGGACCGTCGCGACGAGCGGCCGGTGCGCTCCTTCGAACCCAAGAAATCCTGGCAGGGCCAGCCTTACAGCCAAGAGGGCAAGCCTACCGTACCCCGCGGCCTGCCCGGTGAGCGGAACCGTCGGTTTGTTAAACAAAACCCCAACAGTCAGGACGAGCCCCGCACGGAAGGTTTCCAGCCGCGGGAGTTCCGCGACAACCAGAGCCGTCGCCCTGCTGCGGAAGGGGAGCGGGAAATCCGGCCGGCCCGGCCCTTCGACTACCGGGGCCGCCCCGATGATCTGCCTACGGACCACCGGGCTGAGCGTTCTGATGACCGGCGCTTTGAGCAGAACCCGGAAAGCAACAGCCGGCGCGAGTTCAGCAACCGCAAGCCGGGTGGCTTCGGGGGTGAGCGCCGCGAAGGCGGCTTCGGGGGCGGAAGCTTCGGGGAAAAGCGGACCGCTCGTCCGGGCAGCTTCGGCAGCCCCGACAAGCGGGAGAACCGTTCGTTCGGTGAGGAGCGGGCTGGTGGTTTCCGGCAGCCCCGGGAGGCACGCTCGTTTGAGGAGCGCCCGAAGCGGGCTCACGACGAATTTAAGGGTAGGGGCAAGCAAACACCCGAATCGAACCAGGCCGGCAAGCGTAAGTTTGGGGAAGTAGCCGGGGAAGCGCCCGACTACAAAAACCTCAAGTTTTACGAGGAAGATAAAATGCGCGGCAACAAGCGCCGCCGCGAGGAAGACGACCTGGCCAGCGGTGAGGTGCGTCTGAACCGCTACATCGCCAACGCGGGCATTTGCTCCCGCCGGGAGGCCGATGCGCTGATTGCCGCCGGCGAAATCAAGGTGAATGGGGAAGTTGTAACGGAAATGGGCTACAAGGTGCAGCCTTCCGACACGGTGCAGTACGGCAAAACCAACCTCAACCGCGAGAAGTTGGTGTATGTGCTGCTCAACAAGCCCAAGGACTACATCACGACTACCGACGACCCGGAAGGCCGGCGCACGGTAATGGAGCTGGTGAAAAGCGCCTCAAAGGAGCGCGTGTTTCCGGTGGGCCGCTTGGACCGCAATACCACGGGCCTGCTGCTCTTCACCAACGACGGGGAAGTAGCCCAGAAACTGTCTCATCCCTCGCACCGCAACAAGAAAATCTACCAGGTAGAACTCGATAAGCCCCTGACCGAGGAGCACCTGCGCCAGATTGCCGAGGGCCTGGAGCTGGAAGATGGTAAAGCTGAGGTGGACGACGTGGCCGTGGTAGCGGGTAATCCGCACTTCGTGGGGGTGGAAATCCACATTGGCCGTAACCGCATTGTGCGCCGCATCTTCGAGCACTTGGGCTACGACGTGGTAACCCTGGACCGAGTGCAGTACGCTGGCCTGACCAAAAAGGACCTGCCCCGTGGTAAGTGGCGTTTCCTCACCGAGAAGGAAGTTATCCGCCTGAAGTATTTCATGTAG
- a CDS encoding TraR/DksA C4-type zinc finger protein: MSEEPLRYSREELAEFEQIIQDKLTAARKEVAFIKETLSRKNDSGTDNTASSSKVLEDGADTAEKESLNQLASRQMKFIQQLENALIRIKNGTYGVCIGTGKLIPKERLRAVPHTQHSIEAKMARRD; this comes from the coding sequence ATGAGTGAAGAACCCCTACGCTATTCCAGGGAAGAACTAGCGGAGTTTGAGCAGATCATTCAGGATAAGCTCACCGCTGCCCGCAAGGAAGTGGCGTTCATCAAAGAAACGCTGAGCCGTAAAAACGATTCGGGCACTGATAACACGGCTTCTTCTTCGAAGGTGCTGGAGGACGGTGCTGACACGGCCGAGAAAGAGAGCCTGAACCAGTTGGCTTCGCGCCAGATGAAGTTTATTCAGCAGCTCGAAAATGCCCTGATTCGCATCAAGAATGGCACCTATGGGGTGTGTATTGGTACCGGCAAGCTGATTCCTAAGGAACGCCTGCGCGCAGTACCTCATACGCAGCACTCTATTGAAGCCAAAATGGCCCGCCGCGACTAG
- the ribH gene encoding 6,7-dimethyl-8-ribityllumazine synthase: MATSLKNLSDYTSDNFIDISDKRFGLVVAEWNREITDTLARGAYDTLIKHGAKPENIFRNTVPGSFELTLGAQLLAQHEEIDAVICLGVVIKGETKHDDYICHAVASGITNVGLKFNKPVIFGLVTTNTLEQAWDRAGGKHGNKGVEGAVAAIHMLGF, encoded by the coding sequence ATGGCTACTTCCCTCAAAAACCTGAGCGATTATACCTCTGACAACTTCATTGATATTTCCGACAAACGCTTTGGGCTGGTAGTAGCCGAGTGGAATCGGGAAATTACCGACACGCTGGCCCGCGGCGCTTACGACACGTTAATTAAGCACGGGGCCAAGCCCGAAAATATTTTCCGCAACACCGTGCCTGGCAGCTTCGAGCTGACGCTGGGGGCCCAGCTGCTAGCCCAGCACGAGGAGATAGATGCCGTTATCTGCCTGGGGGTAGTTATCAAGGGTGAAACCAAGCATGACGATTACATCTGCCACGCCGTTGCCAGCGGCATCACCAACGTGGGCCTGAAGTTTAACAAGCCCGTTATTTTCGGGCTGGTAACTACCAACACACTGGAGCAGGCCTGGGACCGGGCCGGTGGTAAGCACGGCAATAAAGGAGTGGAGGGAGCCGTGGCCGCCATTCACATGCTCGGCTTCTAG
- a CDS encoding tol-pal system YbgF family protein: MSKIPFTGKSQQARQQQAQRAVPSADPLQPAEAYNPEHPLLEDPDALAIRLAESEDFVRRNKNVLLGLLAVVVVAVVGGFGYYLWRGSQDSKGQAALFQAVNYWEADSLQKAMKGDGRNLGLERVASEYSGTDAGNLANFYAGVATLKQGQYKQAIDYLEDFSSNDYLVQARAYALLGDAHLELNQAKEAADFYNKAANHNANEYFSPAYLLKEATARELNNDNEGAIAAYDKILTDYPASAEATEAKQYKARAEALAGK, from the coding sequence ATGTCAAAAATTCCTTTCACAGGTAAAAGCCAACAGGCCCGCCAGCAACAGGCGCAGCGTGCCGTTCCCTCTGCGGATCCGCTGCAGCCAGCGGAAGCATACAACCCCGAGCATCCGCTGCTGGAAGACCCTGATGCCCTGGCCATCCGATTGGCTGAGTCGGAGGACTTCGTGCGGCGCAATAAAAACGTGCTGCTGGGTCTGCTGGCAGTGGTGGTGGTAGCCGTGGTAGGGGGCTTTGGGTACTACCTGTGGCGTGGCTCGCAGGATAGCAAGGGACAGGCCGCCTTGTTTCAGGCAGTGAACTACTGGGAGGCCGATTCCCTGCAGAAAGCAATGAAGGGCGACGGCCGCAACCTGGGGCTTGAGCGCGTTGCTTCGGAGTACAGCGGCACTGACGCGGGCAACCTGGCCAACTTCTACGCTGGTGTTGCCACTCTTAAGCAGGGCCAGTACAAGCAGGCCATCGACTACCTCGAGGATTTCAGCTCCAACGACTACCTGGTGCAAGCCCGGGCATATGCTCTCTTGGGTGATGCCCACCTCGAGCTCAATCAGGCTAAGGAGGCTGCCGACTTTTATAACAAGGCAGCTAACCATAACGCCAACGAGTATTTCTCGCCGGCTTACCTGCTGAAGGAAGCTACCGCCCGTGAGCTGAACAATGACAACGAAGGCGCCATTGCCGCCTACGATAAAATCCTGACGGACTACCCTGCTTCGGCAGAAGCTACGGAAGCTAAACAGTATAAGGCACGCGCCGAAGCGCTGGCCGGCAAATAG
- the pdhA gene encoding pyruvate dehydrogenase (acetyl-transferring) E1 component subunit alpha, producing the protein MAETKVKGASKASNSTKKSSAPKATPQGEAATDTVKQPDPVLPPANNEAKQATGAPKATTPDQPEFPKETYLQWYEQMQLMRKFEEKAGQLYGQQKIKGFCHLYIGQEACVAGAVSALTKDDKWITAYRDHAHPLALGTSPNSIMAELYAKATGCSKGKGGSMHIFDKNVNFIGGHGIVGGQVPLGAGIAFAEKYNKTGNLCICYMGDGAVRQGALHEAFNMAMLWKLPVIFVVENNGYAMGTSVQRTSNVTELYTLGESYDMPSEPVNAMNVEDVHNAVARAAERARAGEGPTFLEFKTYRYKGHSMSDPAKYRTKEELEDYRSRDSIEAVRHTILTHNMATEEQLSAIDDKIKAQVQESVEFAENSPFPTADELYKDVYVQQDYPYIRD; encoded by the coding sequence ATGGCGGAGACGAAAGTAAAGGGTGCCTCTAAGGCTTCCAATTCGACGAAAAAATCGTCGGCCCCGAAAGCTACCCCCCAAGGCGAGGCTGCTACCGATACGGTAAAACAGCCCGATCCGGTGCTGCCGCCCGCCAACAACGAGGCTAAGCAGGCTACGGGCGCTCCTAAAGCAACCACCCCGGATCAGCCGGAATTCCCGAAGGAAACGTACCTGCAGTGGTATGAGCAAATGCAACTCATGCGCAAGTTCGAGGAGAAGGCTGGTCAGCTTTACGGTCAGCAAAAGATCAAAGGCTTCTGCCACCTCTATATAGGTCAGGAAGCCTGCGTAGCCGGTGCCGTGTCGGCCCTGACCAAGGACGACAAGTGGATTACCGCCTACCGTGACCATGCCCACCCCCTGGCCCTGGGTACCTCGCCCAACTCTATTATGGCGGAGCTGTATGCGAAGGCTACCGGATGCTCCAAAGGCAAAGGTGGCTCCATGCACATCTTCGACAAGAACGTAAACTTCATTGGCGGCCACGGCATCGTGGGCGGTCAGGTGCCGCTGGGTGCCGGCATTGCTTTTGCCGAGAAGTATAACAAGACCGGCAACCTGTGCATCTGCTACATGGGTGATGGTGCCGTACGCCAAGGCGCTCTGCACGAAGCCTTCAACATGGCTATGCTCTGGAAGCTGCCTGTCATCTTTGTAGTAGAAAACAACGGCTACGCCATGGGAACCTCGGTACAGCGCACCTCCAACGTGACCGAGCTTTATACCCTGGGCGAGAGCTACGACATGCCCTCGGAGCCGGTGAATGCCATGAACGTAGAGGACGTGCACAACGCAGTAGCCCGGGCTGCTGAGCGGGCGCGGGCCGGCGAAGGTCCTACCTTCCTTGAATTCAAAACCTACCGCTATAAGGGTCACTCCATGAGCGACCCGGCCAAGTACCGGACCAAGGAGGAGCTGGAAGACTACCGTTCCCGCGACTCCATCGAAGCCGTGCGCCACACCATCCTGACGCACAACATGGCTACTGAGGAACAGCTCAGCGCTATTGATGACAAGATTAAAGCGCAGGTGCAGGAGTCCGTTGAATTTGCTGAGAACTCGCCCTTCCCCACGGCCGATGAGCTGTATAAGGATGTGTATGTGCAGCAAGACTACCCCTACATCCGCGACTAG
- the recF gene encoding DNA replication/repair protein RecF (All proteins in this family for which functions are known are DNA-binding proteins that assist the filamentation of RecA onto DNA for the initiation of recombination or recombinational repair.), protein MILESLHLLFFKNYEEANVGLSAHINCFVGDNGSGKTNLLDAIHYLSLTKSAFTASDAQSIQQGAEFFVVKGKFRSAEAERPETIQCSLRAGQKKIVSHDKQPYERVSDHIGKYPVVLISPYDTDLIRQGSEERRKYFDSLISQLDHTYLEHLIRYSHLLKQRNSLLKLAADRLAGYDRDYLLVLDEQLAPLGEQLVQRRQQFLIEFEPVFQRHYEQLADAREQVTLSYKSELPGADFLKLLRLQERKDLSLQRTTVGPHRDDVTFLMDGLGVKGYGSQGQQKSFAIALKLAQFEVLALHKQQKPLLLLDDIFDRLDEKRITRLMQLVANHTFGQIFLTDTHLERTDRVLATLSDDIRRFRVDSGTVTLL, encoded by the coding sequence ATGATACTCGAAAGCCTGCATTTACTGTTCTTTAAAAACTACGAAGAAGCCAACGTAGGCTTGTCGGCTCACATCAATTGTTTCGTTGGCGACAATGGCAGCGGCAAGACCAATCTGCTGGATGCCATTCACTACCTCTCCCTGACCAAGAGTGCCTTCACTGCCTCGGATGCTCAAAGCATTCAGCAGGGAGCGGAGTTCTTCGTGGTGAAGGGCAAGTTCAGAAGCGCTGAGGCCGAGCGGCCGGAAACAATACAGTGCAGCTTGCGCGCAGGACAGAAGAAAATCGTCAGCCACGACAAGCAACCCTACGAGCGGGTTTCGGACCACATTGGTAAGTACCCAGTCGTGCTCATCTCTCCCTACGATACAGACCTTATCCGGCAGGGCAGCGAAGAACGGCGGAAGTATTTTGACAGCTTAATCTCCCAACTCGACCATACGTATCTGGAGCACCTGATCCGTTACTCACATCTGCTGAAGCAACGCAACTCCTTGCTTAAGCTGGCAGCCGACCGGCTGGCTGGCTATGACCGGGACTATCTCTTAGTGCTGGATGAGCAGCTGGCGCCACTAGGCGAACAGCTGGTGCAGCGCCGACAGCAATTCCTGATCGAATTCGAGCCGGTCTTTCAGCGCCACTACGAGCAGCTGGCTGATGCCCGGGAGCAGGTAACGTTATCCTATAAGAGTGAACTGCCGGGGGCCGATTTTTTGAAACTCCTACGCTTACAGGAACGCAAAGACCTCAGCCTGCAGCGCACTACCGTGGGTCCGCATCGCGACGACGTGACGTTCCTGATGGATGGATTGGGCGTGAAGGGGTACGGGTCGCAGGGGCAGCAGAAGTCGTTTGCCATTGCGCTTAAGCTAGCCCAGTTTGAGGTGCTGGCTTTGCACAAGCAGCAAAAGCCGCTGCTACTACTCGACGACATCTTTGACCGCCTCGACGAGAAACGGATTACCCGCCTGATGCAGCTGGTTGCAAACCACACCTTCGGACAGATATTTTTGACCGATACTCACCTGGAGCGCACCGATCGGGTGCTGGCAACCTTGTCGGATGATATTCGTCGCTTCCGGGTTGATTCCGGTACGGTGACGCTGCTTTAG
- a CDS encoding DUF721 domain-containing protein translates to MALKKPFSSENSRQSDIVPLKDGITALLRAYRLQGKLNEVTVVASWERIMGKAVAMKTQQVYVSNNKLFVRLSSAPLKHELIMAKTRVLENINAEVGENVIKEVVFL, encoded by the coding sequence ATGGCTCTTAAAAAACCTTTCTCTTCCGAAAATTCCCGTCAGTCCGACATTGTTCCGCTGAAAGATGGAATTACGGCTTTGCTTCGTGCCTACCGGCTTCAGGGCAAATTGAACGAGGTGACGGTAGTAGCCAGCTGGGAACGGATCATGGGTAAGGCCGTGGCTATGAAAACCCAGCAAGTGTATGTGAGCAACAACAAGCTATTTGTTCGCTTGTCTTCCGCTCCCCTCAAGCACGAGCTGATTATGGCTAAGACCCGGGTGCTGGAGAACATCAATGCAGAGGTAGGCGAGAACGTTATTAAGGAAGTAGTATTTCTCTAG
- a CDS encoding acyl-CoA thioesterase: MIPSYANFGGKIHGGILLSLMDKVAYAAASKHAGTYCVTVSVDGVNFMKPVEVGELVSLLASVNYVGRTSLLVGIKVTAEDVRTGTVKHTNTCYFTMVAKNDEGQPTAVPGLRLETTEDTRRFLEAIKRREFKEQYNREFDNARTRLTIERQLHLLENERCEIGY, encoded by the coding sequence ATGATACCTTCCTATGCCAACTTCGGAGGCAAAATTCACGGCGGAATTTTGCTCTCCCTCATGGACAAGGTTGCCTACGCTGCGGCCTCTAAACATGCCGGTACTTACTGCGTCACGGTAAGCGTTGATGGGGTCAATTTTATGAAGCCCGTAGAGGTAGGGGAGTTGGTGTCTTTGCTGGCTTCCGTGAATTATGTAGGCCGGACTTCGCTCCTCGTAGGTATCAAGGTGACGGCGGAAGATGTGCGGACCGGCACGGTAAAACATACCAACACTTGCTACTTCACTATGGTCGCCAAGAACGATGAAGGGCAGCCCACCGCAGTGCCCGGTCTTCGCCTGGAAACTACCGAGGATACCCGTCGGTTTCTGGAGGCCATCAAGCGGCGCGAGTTCAAGGAGCAATACAACCGCGAGTTCGACAACGCCCGCACTAGGCTAACCATCGAGCGGCAGTTGCACCTACTGGAAAACGAGCGTTGCGAAATCGGCTACTAG
- a CDS encoding helix-turn-helix domain-containing protein, which translates to MSHQGEILQEAIKNSGISITRIVDELGITRPTIYRKFKEETLDYAFVKRVGDVISHDFSQDFTVPQQAALSFVTPASVSSVTNNQAPQNAPRYNAAPVTDTDPVKQLLALQQKYIALLEAYNELLLKVYGPK; encoded by the coding sequence ATGTCACATCAAGGCGAAATCCTGCAGGAAGCTATTAAAAACAGCGGTATTTCCATTACACGTATTGTGGACGAACTAGGTATTACACGTCCGACCATCTATCGTAAATTCAAGGAAGAGACGCTTGATTACGCTTTTGTAAAGCGAGTAGGTGATGTAATATCACACGATTTTTCTCAAGACTTTACAGTGCCACAACAAGCGGCTTTGTCTTTTGTAACACCTGCCTCTGTATCATCTGTAACAAATAATCAGGCGCCTCAGAATGCTCCACGTTACAATGCTGCGCCTGTAACAGATACCGATCCTGTAAAACAGCTTCTGGCGTTGCAGCAGAAGTATATTGCACTCCTTGAGGCGTACAACGAACTTCTGTTGAAAGTGTATGGACCTAAGTAA
- a CDS encoding glycerophosphodiester phosphodiesterase family protein, which translates to MLPIATFPEVHGHRGCRGLRPENTLSAFRHAVSLGVDVLELDVVISADNQVVVSHEPWMSATICRTPAGEVIPTTEQARHNLYAMPYDLIRQYDCGLTRHPAYPTQVPEPAYKPLLRDVVAAADEQARRQGRGLVRFSVEMKSTPGGDALFHPTPAPFLALVLAELQALGIGSRTTLLCFDKRILQQARQVAPELPLCLLIEDEKPLGAHLAELGFVPDIVGPDFHLLTPRLVANLQEAELDFVPWTVNETADLRAVLAYHPRGITTDFPDRLLSLRPAFV; encoded by the coding sequence ATGCTTCCTATAGCAACCTTTCCCGAGGTCCACGGTCATCGTGGCTGCCGGGGCCTGCGCCCTGAAAATACCCTATCAGCTTTCCGCCACGCGGTGAGCTTGGGCGTCGATGTCCTGGAGTTGGATGTAGTGATATCAGCGGATAACCAGGTGGTGGTGTCCCACGAGCCGTGGATGTCTGCTACTATTTGCCGTACGCCGGCCGGCGAAGTTATTCCGACCACGGAGCAGGCTCGTCACAACCTGTATGCCATGCCGTACGACCTGATCCGGCAATACGACTGCGGCCTGACCCGGCACCCGGCCTACCCCACCCAAGTGCCCGAGCCGGCGTACAAACCTCTCCTGCGCGATGTGGTCGCGGCCGCCGACGAACAGGCCCGGCGGCAGGGGCGAGGCTTGGTTCGGTTCAGTGTGGAAATGAAAAGCACGCCCGGCGGCGACGCGCTATTCCACCCGACCCCGGCTCCTTTTCTGGCCCTGGTTCTGGCCGAGCTTCAGGCCCTAGGTATTGGCTCCCGAACTACCCTGTTGTGCTTCGATAAGCGCATCCTTCAGCAGGCCCGGCAGGTGGCCCCGGAGCTGCCGCTCTGCCTGCTGATAGAAGACGAAAAACCCCTCGGGGCTCACTTGGCCGAGTTAGGTTTTGTACCCGATATAGTAGGCCCCGACTTCCATTTATTGACCCCACGCTTGGTTGCCAACCTACAGGAGGCAGAGCTCGATTTTGTTCCTTGGACGGTAAACGAAACGGCTGATTTACGGGCAGTGTTAGCCTACCACCCACGGGGTATCACCACCGATTTTCCGGACCGACTACTGTCGCTGCGGCCCGCGTTTGTGTAG